The Musa acuminata AAA Group cultivar baxijiao chromosome BXJ1-8, Cavendish_Baxijiao_AAA, whole genome shotgun sequence genomic sequence GACGACCCCCGATGCGCACGGCGCTGGGTGCCGGAAGAGGAACCCCATGGATATCTTATTCTTCAGGACGACCCCCATGGAGATGGTCTTGTTGAAGTGGAGCACGATGGGCTCTGTGAGTGCGAGGGAGTGGTACGGTGCAGTTGGCAATGGTTTCTCCATGGTTTCCAGcgctgaggaggaagaagacgctgCTTCTTGGTCCAACCAATAACATGCATGGCGAATCGATGTGTATTTATGCGTGCAGGTGCGACTGTTTTCCTCTGGCACGTACGCAGCAGAGGCTGTCGACGCGGTGGCTAATCACAGAATCCAACAAAACTGGGCTGTCCTCGACAGCgaggaagagatagagagagagagacgtgtcaAAATGTTGATGCCATCAATCAAACGGACGCACACAATACTTATAGACGTTCCATGTTCGGCGAATCTTTGCAGGTTCGGTGAAGAGAGATCCGGATTGGATCATCAGATAGCTGAGATAGATACTGTTCGTTCATGTTCTCAAAGATCACCACTGATACTTTGCTGAGACGAGGACTTCCTCGTAATGTTTGGCGGCGTTGTCCCAGCTCAGGTCCTGCGCCATCCCTCGCGTCTGCAGGCCCTTCCAATTCTCCTTCTGGTTCCTGTAGGTGTTGAGGCAGTTCCCCAGCGCATTGATCAGCTTGTTGGCCTCCGCCCGGTCGAACGTCCACCCGAACCCGCTCTCCCTGAAGGGATCGAACGGGATCACCGTGTCGCGAAGCCCGCCGATGGCGTGCACCACCGGGACCGTGCCGTACTTCATGGCGTACAGCTGGTTCAGCCCGCAGGGCTCGAACCGCGATGGCATGAGCAGGACGTCCGCCCCTGCGGTGATCCTGTGCGCCATCTTCACCGAGAACCCCACCCACGCCCTCACCTTGTTGTGGTGCTCCCTGTCGAACTTGCGCAGCATCTCCTCCAGGTCGGCCCGCCCGGTGCCCAGCATCACCAGCTGCAAGTCCTGCCCGACGATCCAAGGCATCGCACCCGCAATGAGGTCGACGCCCTTCTGGTGATCCAGCCGGCCGATGAATCCGATGAGGGGGACGTCCTCGCGGACAGGGAGGCCGAGCTCCTTCTGCAGCGCCGCCTTGCACTGTGGTTTCCCGGCTTGCAGAGTCTCAATGGAATAGTTTCTGTAGCCATCGGATTGCAGGTGAAGATCCAGCTCAGGGTTCCAGTCCACTGTGTCGATCCCGTTGACGATGCCTTGGAACTTCCAGTTATTCTCGTTTATGATCTCATGGAGTCCCCACCCACCTTCGGATGTTGTGAGCTCCCATGCGTAGCCACGGCTGACGGTGATCACGCGGTCAGCAGTCTTGAGGCCGGCCGCGAAGATGTTGAAGTGGTCACCTCCCATCGGCTCATACAGCTTGAAGAGGTCCATGTGTTGATCGGGCAAGTCGACATGGAAGAAGTCCTCAACTGGACCACGACCCTGGACAAGACAAACAGGTAGAATGCAGACGATAAGGATTCCGAACTCGTAGTTTCCTAAGTTGTTTAGAATGATGCCATGAAACTTCTATGTCAGGATCAGATTCAAGCATTCTTCTCGgtagaaaaagagaagagaagatgaatgattttatcttcattttgAGCGAAATGAATCTAAGATGTCTAAGACTCAATGTATCGGTAAAACTGAAAATTCTTTAGAGAAAGCAGAAGAGCAAGGTGATATCCTACAAGCTGATGGACTAGCAAAAGATGCAGATCTTGATTCTACTTATGATTCAGTCGAATCATCACTTATTATACAAGAATCTGAAAGGGGTACTGAAGATGAGAATGCTCAGAACCATACGGAAGCAAAATCTGATGGTGTAGATACAGAAGCAGATATTGAGGTAGAAAATGTGGATTCCCCTCCTCTGGCTGGAGCGAATGCCATGAATGTAATAGTAGTTTCCGCGGAATGTGCTCCTTGGTCAAAGACAGGTAttgatatttttagtattttcgtATTTTCCGATTGATCTTTTGCTGTATTTTTACTCTTACCTCTCAAGTACTGAAAATTTGTTGTATCAAGTCTATGCTCCACAATTGGTAATGAAGTGAATGACTGTTGTTTGGGTTTATAAAGTGTTATTATGATATTTAAATAAGATTCActgacatttatcatttttaacttcaa encodes the following:
- the LOC135588168 gene encoding granule-bound starch synthase 2, chloroplastic/amyloplastic-like; its protein translation is MDLFKLYEPMGGDHFNIFAAGLKTADRVITVSRGYAWELTTSEGGWGLHEIINENNWKFQGIVNGIDTVDWNPELDLHLQSDGYRNYSIETLQAGKPQCKAALQKELGLPVREDVPLIGFIGRLDHQKGVDLIAGAMPWIVGQDLQLVMLGTGRADLEEMLRKFDREHHNKVRAWVGFSVKMAHRITAGADVLLMPSRFEPCGLNQLYAMKYGTVPVVHAIGGLRDTVIPFDPFRESGFGWTFDRAEANKLINALGNCLNTYRNQKENWKGLQTRGMAQDLSWDNAAKHYEEVLVSAKYQW